CGCCTTTAGTAATGACAGGTTTTTATTTTTCTTAACAAGATAAAAGCTATTTTCATCTATAATTTCGTAACTTATTAATATGGATTTTATAATGATGCAAGTAGCTCCAAGTATTTTGTCTGCCGATTTTGGTAATCTCGCTCGTGACGTGCAAGAGATTTGTGAAGGTGGTTGTGACCTAGTTCACGTTGATGTAATGGATGGACATTTTGTTCCAAACCTAACAATCGGCCCTGTTGTTGTAGAGGCTGTTGCAAAAGCTGCGACGAAACCACTTGATGTTCACTTAATGGTAGAGAACAATACTTTTTTTGTTGAGCTGTTTGCTCCTTTAAAACCTGAGTATATCTCTTTTCATATCGAAGAGGAGAAACACCCTCACAGACTTATTCAAAAGATCAGAAGTTACGGGATTAAACCTGCTATTGTTTTAAACCCTCATACACCACCTGAATCTATCGAATTTTTAT
Above is a window of Sulfurimonas marina DNA encoding:
- the rpe gene encoding ribulose-phosphate 3-epimerase → MQVAPSILSADFGNLARDVQEICEGGCDLVHVDVMDGHFVPNLTIGPVVVEAVAKAATKPLDVHLMVENNTFFVELFAPLKPEYISFHIEEEKHPHRLIQKIRSYGIKPAIVLNPHTPPESIEFLLQDLDMVLLMSVNPGFGGQSFIDTVIPKAARLKEMRDRINPNCLIEVDGGVSDKNVQTLKDAGVDVVVAGSYVFKHENRAEAIKSLQV